A portion of the Glycine max cultivar Williams 82 chromosome 10, Glycine_max_v4.0, whole genome shotgun sequence genome contains these proteins:
- the LOC100784532 gene encoding splicing factor 3B subunit 4-like, with amino-acid sequence MSGNSNCSVYIGNLDERVTDRVLYDILIQAGRVVDLHIPKDKESEKPKGFAFAEYETEEIADYAVRLFSGLITLYNRTLKFAISGRDKTTSNGSTAITPTSNSSQRPRPYPVSINNSENFQHSARLSTPDRFSDHPVNYSQVLPSRVTDQSSGYGSHYSGNNYEYSRRAFGATLDSISRSRSRRFD; translated from the exons ATGTCTGGCAATTCGAATTGCAGTGTTTACATAG GCAATCTGGATGAGAGGGTGACGGACAGGGTCTTGTATGATATATTAATTCAAGCAGGAAGAGTGGTAGACTTGCACATTCCTAAAGATAAGGAATCAGAGAAACCAAAAGGTTTTGCCTTTGCAGAATATGAAACTGAGGAGATTGCAGACTATGCTGTCCGGCTTTTCTCAGGCCTCATAACACTGTACAACAGAACACTTAAGTTTGCG ATATCTGGGAGAGACAAAACTACCTCTAATGGTTCTACAGCAATTACCCCCACATCAAATTCTTCTCAAAGACCAAGGCCATATCCAGTGTCTATAAACAATTCAGAAAATTTTCAGCACTCTGCTAGGCTATCAACTCCTGACCGATTTTCAGATCATCCAGTAAATTATTCCCAAG TTCTTCCTTCTCGTGTAACTGACCAATCTAGTGGGTATGGATCTCACTATAGTGGCAACAATTATGAATACAGCAGGAGAGCTTTTGGGGCAACATTGGATAGCATTAGCCGTTCTAGGTCACGCCGCTTTGATTAA